Proteins from a single region of Acidianus ambivalens:
- the speD gene encoding adenosylmethionine decarboxylase, which produces MMGINQEVPKVIGKQVYGSLYDCDEEVLKDVEKLKNIVINAAKIGNMTLLDVKAWKIGEGASVVAIVLESHITIHTWPEYKFATVDVYSCGAKSDPKKAFAYIVKELGAKRYSMNEADRSSDF; this is translated from the coding sequence ATGATGGGGATAAACCAAGAAGTACCAAAAGTTATAGGAAAACAAGTTTATGGAAGCTTATATGATTGCGATGAGGAAGTTTTAAAAGATGTGGAAAAACTGAAGAATATTGTAATAAATGCAGCTAAAATAGGTAACATGACCCTCCTTGACGTTAAGGCTTGGAAAATCGGTGAAGGAGCTAGCGTTGTAGCTATAGTATTAGAAAGTCACATAACAATTCACACATGGCCTGAGTACAAATTTGCCACGGTTGACGTTTATTCCTGCGGTGCAAAAAGCGACCCCAAGAAAGCCTTTGCTTACATAGTAAAGGAGCTTGGGGCAAAAAGGTATAGCATGAATGAGGCTGATAGATCATCGGACTTTTAA
- a CDS encoding DUF211 domain-containing protein, whose protein sequence is MSIRRIVLDVLKPIKGTTIIDLAGKLTELEGIDGVNISVTDMDVETMGLMVVIEGPNINFEEVKKVLEEDGCAIHSIDEVAAGNRLVEGRKGK, encoded by the coding sequence GTGAGTATAAGAAGGATTGTTCTTGACGTTTTAAAACCAATTAAGGGCACAACAATAATAGATTTAGCCGGTAAACTAACTGAACTAGAAGGAATAGATGGAGTTAATATTAGTGTAACAGACATGGACGTAGAAACTATGGGTTTAATGGTGGTTATAGAAGGGCCTAACATAAATTTTGAGGAAGTAAAAAAGGTCTTAGAAGAAGACGGTTGTGCAATACATAGCATAGATGAAGTTGCTGCAGGAAATAGA
- a CDS encoding PolB1-binding protein PBP2 family protein, which translates to MEKDIEIAEKYFRKYISVGEIIAVRDLKALGVKDPEKVIVELMNKGIIEKGEGCFNLVREKKH; encoded by the coding sequence ATGGAAAAGGACATAGAAATTGCTGAGAAATATTTTAGAAAATATATTTCTGTTGGGGAAATTATTGCTGTCAGGGATTTAAAAGCACTAGGAGTTAAAGATCCAGAAAAAGTTATAGTTGAATTAATGAACAAGGGAATTATAGAAAAGGGCGAGGGATGTTTCAATTTAGTGAGAGAAAAGAAGCATTGA